The bacterium genome includes a region encoding these proteins:
- a CDS encoding MG2 domain-containing protein → MGRRFFLVALFILLFAGGAWAGERSIFEEAEQHFEDKSYHLALESYEKLISEYPGSEYLPLALYKAALSAEYLYDYEHTSEYFLRLTKDFPDTYWGALGMLKISENLYWWGNTELAYYQSAYMIQKLKLDAAAVMEKVKGKLDEPYDQECVDRLARLYMEIATMYLMNEDGSYVEDFDPEAWWWEKYERVVDLDCSPEIAQEAYFAMGNRELGAVYILEYPETPPKLPEWRELMSERHAENAAILAKADRRWARMLERWPDCQSAYNVAIARAGYFEVFMDSALEALEIYRDAAARFADTWDSYGSARDNATRLTTPHLQLPQVDGVQPTGEVIALSYTSRLADSAELRLYPVSSEELMAFYDGYYAEVDPDEDSRPDLTGWEPAAVYPQQLPGLDDYNPFYREITLPNPGPGLYLLAAFVDDKISSAATFNVTDLGCVILGGEGAGYVWSAWLDDGTPAANAKVELWAEENASPWYQELAREGTTDSDGWIEFSTPEEYLEYPIAVTEKDGHYAVADIYEFNALSGQQPVGYLCTDRTLYKPGDTLNWELMLRREIEPSGRIYGYEQVKNFKLEIQVTAGDTIYEGEVVTDSRGRAGGSFDIPEDAQLGYIYFYAYYTDADDYQYSVIYSYIRLEEYKKPEFDVAVSLEQGPLRLGGEAQASVAAKYLYGEPVAAGEVRYTVTRTPRWWMPEIPGEDKETIPSWFEEAGYDDYYSWWWWYSPTQVYSGRVDLGADGTASFPVMLVGPEGDENQQFWDYGWYTYFYDFDLSLTVSDSSGRAVDGSAGTNAARHLYMPTLTLDADTVESGDDLTGTFSLIDLFQEPAAGVPVTITLNYVPTNYYNWDTQDLQGYLKIYTGVTGDEGAFDFALGTAGLEIGSYILVADFEDPWSGRRQHFSWAYVSEEPVEPEEILPSLTLTVEKDFYAVGDTARATISWNKSTVRGILLVESGGLVRETIPVTIREGETSQVIKLEGANAPLTTLRLLSFFERDQYTASIAVPVVPEEKVLAVGVEPSRASYAPGEKATLNLTVTDADGRAVSDARLTVTVFDTALFVLGAPRHTDVRNFFFKNFNYGYLYQASSADYWTYYDFYDYWGSPAGALPHGWMISQLGLASTELDRLSDITTASYDMMMDGGGMGGAGYATDAAEAEATAMPMSARTLEEAAPKSGEVSGRGAAGLIEELSGVIREEFKDTAYWQTQIKTDSRGRASVSFDLPDDLTGWQVVVWAFEKDRVGQDETVFRTVLPVVARLQYPRYLTERDETTLTLNVGNYTAKAAKGQAGLVAEAEGAVELLTPDLYDLSIPAGGEQVFNFRLAAKEAGLVTLTGAAKTDRGSDALIRRLEVVPHGAPAYLFESGRAEDDPYRFTFRLPEEIDPAQTHLRVWLHPSLAGSLKDAISFLQYYPYNCVEQTASRFWPAAIFAKAMHELGVPPGAVEGSASDSVNRGITRLYGQQNADGGWPWWAGGYSSEHITSYVMVALAEVGDVSWVDPDLESKRQEMGESGVRYLESLYGDLPADSTLNIYTLYALALWDAGVPEKQWRLVYDRRETLDSYSRALLALFLHENGDDREARLVIENMGGYADVTREDAYWGHEYEWCWYWWQDHVETTALSLKAMLEIEPDNALMEKAAHWLLVNRRSNRWKSTIDTALSVWALIDYMTYTGELSTDYLASAMLGDEVLIQTPFTPPDVWGDGVSTERAGEEVQPGTLPFTIEKSDGPGRLYFTAALEFYSKEEMIPARWDTVRCERDFYLVGSDGTTLTSLVDSDWTVKVGDYIEVVLTIESPNDFDYVAVEDPRVAGCEFLPKDRSGWDWQTGTYRELKEQLTAFFYGQLPLGEREIRYRVRAERPGVYHVMPTQLYGMYATDIRANSAERVITITSQ, encoded by the coding sequence ATGGGACGACGGTTTTTCCTGGTGGCGCTATTCATCCTGCTTTTTGCGGGCGGCGCCTGGGCCGGTGAACGCTCCATCTTCGAGGAGGCCGAGCAGCACTTTGAGGACAAGAGCTACCACCTGGCCCTGGAATCCTACGAGAAGCTCATCTCCGAGTACCCGGGGAGTGAGTACCTGCCGCTGGCGCTCTACAAGGCGGCGCTGTCGGCGGAGTACCTCTACGACTACGAGCACACCTCGGAGTACTTCCTGCGCCTGACCAAGGACTTCCCCGACACGTACTGGGGCGCCCTGGGCATGCTCAAAATCTCCGAGAACCTCTACTGGTGGGGCAACACCGAGCTGGCCTACTACCAGTCCGCCTACATGATCCAGAAGCTCAAGCTGGACGCGGCGGCGGTCATGGAAAAGGTCAAGGGTAAGCTAGACGAGCCCTACGACCAGGAGTGCGTGGACCGCCTGGCGCGGCTCTACATGGAAATAGCCACCATGTACCTCATGAATGAGGACGGCTCCTACGTGGAGGACTTCGACCCCGAGGCCTGGTGGTGGGAGAAGTACGAGCGGGTCGTGGACCTGGACTGCTCGCCGGAAATCGCCCAGGAGGCGTACTTCGCCATGGGCAACCGGGAGCTGGGGGCGGTTTACATCCTGGAGTACCCGGAGACCCCGCCGAAGCTGCCGGAGTGGCGCGAGCTGATGTCCGAGCGGCACGCCGAGAACGCCGCGATTCTGGCGAAGGCCGACCGGCGGTGGGCGCGGATGCTCGAGCGCTGGCCCGACTGCCAGTCCGCCTACAACGTCGCCATCGCCCGGGCCGGCTACTTCGAGGTCTTCATGGACTCAGCCCTCGAGGCGCTGGAGATCTACCGCGACGCGGCGGCCCGCTTCGCCGACACCTGGGACTCCTACGGCTCGGCGCGCGATAACGCCACACGACTCACCACCCCGCACCTCCAGCTCCCCCAGGTGGACGGCGTGCAGCCCACCGGCGAGGTCATCGCCCTGTCGTACACCAGCCGGCTGGCCGACTCGGCCGAGCTGCGCCTCTACCCCGTCTCCTCCGAAGAGCTCATGGCCTTCTACGACGGGTACTACGCCGAGGTGGATCCCGACGAGGACTCCCGGCCCGACCTCACCGGTTGGGAGCCGGCGGCGGTGTACCCCCAGCAGCTCCCGGGCCTCGACGACTACAACCCCTTCTACAGGGAGATAACCCTGCCGAACCCGGGGCCGGGGCTGTACCTGTTGGCCGCCTTCGTGGACGATAAAATCTCCTCGGCCGCCACCTTCAACGTCACCGACCTGGGGTGCGTCATCCTGGGCGGCGAAGGGGCGGGGTACGTCTGGAGCGCCTGGCTGGACGACGGCACGCCGGCCGCCAACGCCAAGGTCGAGCTCTGGGCCGAGGAGAACGCCTCCCCCTGGTACCAGGAGCTCGCCCGCGAGGGGACGACCGACTCCGACGGCTGGATCGAGTTCTCCACCCCGGAGGAGTACCTGGAGTACCCGATCGCCGTGACGGAGAAGGACGGGCACTACGCCGTCGCCGACATCTACGAGTTCAACGCCCTCTCCGGCCAGCAGCCGGTGGGGTATCTGTGCACCGACCGCACCCTCTACAAGCCCGGCGACACGCTCAACTGGGAGCTCATGCTGCGCCGTGAGATAGAGCCCTCGGGCAGAATCTACGGCTACGAGCAGGTGAAGAACTTCAAGCTCGAAATCCAGGTCACGGCGGGCGACACCATCTACGAGGGCGAGGTCGTCACCGACTCCCGGGGTCGGGCCGGCGGCTCCTTCGACATCCCCGAGGACGCCCAGCTCGGCTACATCTACTTCTACGCCTACTACACCGACGCCGACGATTACCAGTACTCCGTCATCTACTCCTACATCCGTCTGGAGGAGTACAAGAAGCCGGAGTTCGACGTGGCCGTCAGCCTGGAGCAGGGTCCCCTGCGCCTGGGCGGCGAGGCGCAGGCCTCGGTGGCCGCGAAGTACCTCTACGGCGAGCCGGTGGCCGCGGGCGAGGTCCGCTACACCGTCACCCGCACCCCGCGCTGGTGGATGCCGGAGATTCCCGGCGAGGACAAAGAGACGATACCGTCCTGGTTCGAGGAAGCCGGCTACGACGACTACTACTCCTGGTGGTGGTGGTACTCGCCGACCCAGGTCTACTCGGGGCGGGTGGATCTCGGCGCCGACGGCACGGCCAGCTTCCCGGTGATGCTGGTCGGGCCCGAGGGCGACGAGAACCAGCAGTTCTGGGATTACGGCTGGTACACCTACTTCTACGACTTCGATCTGTCGCTGACGGTGTCGGACTCCTCGGGCCGGGCGGTTGACGGCTCCGCGGGGACAAACGCGGCGCGCCACCTCTACATGCCCACCCTGACCCTGGACGCCGACACGGTGGAATCCGGCGACGACCTCACCGGCACCTTCAGCCTCATAGACCTCTTCCAGGAGCCCGCGGCCGGGGTTCCGGTGACCATCACCCTCAACTACGTCCCCACCAATTACTACAACTGGGACACTCAGGACCTACAGGGCTATCTGAAGATATACACCGGCGTGACCGGCGACGAGGGCGCCTTCGATTTCGCCCTGGGCACCGCGGGGCTCGAGATAGGCTCCTACATCCTGGTGGCCGACTTCGAGGACCCGTGGAGCGGCCGGCGCCAGCACTTCTCCTGGGCCTACGTCTCCGAGGAGCCGGTGGAGCCGGAGGAGATACTGCCCAGCCTGACCCTCACCGTGGAGAAGGACTTCTACGCCGTGGGCGACACCGCCCGGGCGACCATATCCTGGAACAAGTCCACCGTGCGCGGCATCCTTTTGGTCGAGAGCGGCGGACTGGTCCGCGAGACGATTCCGGTCACCATCCGCGAGGGGGAGACCTCGCAGGTGATCAAACTCGAGGGCGCCAACGCGCCCCTGACCACCCTCAGGCTTCTGTCCTTCTTCGAGCGCGACCAGTACACCGCCAGCATCGCGGTGCCCGTGGTGCCCGAGGAGAAGGTGCTCGCCGTAGGGGTGGAGCCCTCCCGTGCGAGCTACGCGCCGGGCGAGAAGGCCACGCTGAACCTCACCGTCACCGACGCCGACGGGCGGGCGGTGTCCGACGCCCGGCTCACCGTGACCGTCTTCGACACGGCCCTCTTCGTCCTGGGCGCTCCCCGGCACACCGACGTCCGCAACTTCTTCTTCAAGAACTTCAACTACGGCTACCTCTACCAGGCCAGCTCCGCGGACTACTGGACGTACTACGACTTCTACGACTACTGGGGCAGCCCGGCGGGCGCGCTGCCGCACGGCTGGATGATCTCCCAGCTCGGGCTCGCCTCCACGGAGTTGGACAGGCTCTCCGACATCACGACCGCCAGTTACGACATGATGATGGACGGCGGCGGCATGGGCGGGGCCGGCTACGCCACGGATGCGGCGGAGGCCGAGGCTACCGCCATGCCCATGTCGGCCCGGACCCTCGAGGAGGCCGCCCCCAAGTCCGGCGAGGTGAGCGGCCGCGGAGCCGCAGGGCTCATCGAGGAGCTGTCCGGCGTCATCCGCGAGGAGTTCAAGGACACCGCCTACTGGCAGACCCAGATAAAGACCGACTCCCGGGGCCGCGCCTCCGTCAGCTTCGACCTCCCCGACGACCTCACCGGCTGGCAGGTGGTGGTCTGGGCCTTCGAGAAGGACCGGGTGGGCCAGGACGAGACGGTCTTCCGCACCGTCCTGCCCGTCGTCGCGCGGCTCCAGTACCCGCGTTACCTCACCGAGCGCGACGAGACCACCCTCACCCTGAACGTGGGCAACTACACCGCCAAGGCGGCCAAGGGCCAGGCCGGGCTGGTGGCCGAGGCCGAGGGCGCCGTCGAGCTGCTCACCCCGGACCTCTACGACCTTTCCATCCCCGCGGGCGGCGAGCAGGTCTTCAATTTCCGCCTGGCGGCTAAAGAGGCCGGGCTGGTCACCCTCACCGGGGCGGCCAAGACCGACCGGGGCTCGGACGCGCTCATCCGCCGCCTGGAGGTCGTCCCCCACGGGGCGCCCGCGTACCTCTTCGAGTCCGGCCGCGCCGAGGACGACCCCTACCGCTTCACCTTCCGGCTGCCCGAGGAGATAGACCCGGCCCAGACCCACCTGCGCGTCTGGCTCCACCCGAGCCTGGCCGGAAGCCTCAAGGACGCCATCAGTTTCCTGCAGTACTACCCCTACAACTGCGTCGAGCAGACGGCGTCGCGTTTCTGGCCCGCGGCCATCTTCGCCAAGGCCATGCACGAGCTCGGGGTGCCGCCCGGAGCGGTGGAGGGCTCGGCGTCCGATTCCGTCAACCGCGGCATCACCCGCCTCTACGGCCAGCAGAACGCCGACGGCGGCTGGCCCTGGTGGGCCGGCGGGTACTCCAGCGAGCACATCACCAGCTACGTCATGGTGGCCCTGGCCGAGGTGGGCGACGTGAGCTGGGTGGACCCCGACCTGGAAAGCAAGCGTCAGGAGATGGGCGAGTCCGGCGTCCGCTACCTGGAGAGCCTCTACGGAGACCTGCCCGCAGATTCGACCCTCAACATCTACACCCTCTACGCCCTGGCGCTGTGGGATGCCGGGGTGCCGGAGAAGCAGTGGCGGCTCGTCTACGACCGCCGGGAGACGCTCGACTCTTACTCGCGGGCGCTGTTGGCCCTCTTCCTCCACGAGAACGGCGACGACCGGGAGGCCCGCCTGGTGATCGAGAACATGGGGGGCTACGCCGACGTGACCCGCGAAGACGCCTACTGGGGCCACGAATACGAGTGGTGCTGGTACTGGTGGCAGGACCACGTGGAGACCACGGCGCTATCACTGAAGGCCATGCTGGAAATCGAGCCGGACAACGCGCTGATGGAGAAGGCGGCCCACTGGCTTCTGGTCAACCGCCGCTCCAACCGCTGGAAGTCCACCATAGACACGGCGCTGTCCGTTTGGGCTCTGATTGACTACATGACCTACACCGGCGAGCTTTCGACCGACTACCTGGCCTCGGCGATGCTGGGGGACGAGGTGCTGATCCAGACCCCCTTCACGCCCCCCGACGTCTGGGGCGACGGGGTATCCACCGAGCGCGCCGGGGAGGAGGTCCAGCCGGGCACCCTGCCCTTCACCATCGAAAAGAGCGACGGTCCGGGCCGGCTCTACTTCACCGCCGCCCTGGAGTTCTACTCCAAGGAGGAGATGATTCCGGCCCGCTGGGACACCGTCCGCTGCGAGCGCGACTTCTACCTCGTCGGCTCCGACGGGACGACCCTGACCTCCCTGGTGGACAGCGACTGGACGGTGAAGGTGGGCGATTACATCGAGGTGGTGCTCACCATCGAGAGCCCCAACGACTTCGATTACGTGGCGGTCGAGGACCCGCGGGTCGCCGGCTGCGAGTTTTTGCCCAAGGACCGTTCGGGATGGGATTGGCAGACGGGGACCTACCGCGAGCTCAAGGAGCAGCTCACCGCCTTCTTCTACGGCCAACTGCCCCTGGGCGAGCGCGAGATTCGCTACCGCGTGCGCGCCGAGCGGCCCGGCGTCTATCACGTGATGCCCACCCAGCTCTACGGCATGTACGCCACCGACATCCGCGCCAACTCCGCCGAGCGGGTGATAACCATCACGTCCCAGTAG
- the mnmA gene encoding tRNA 2-thiouridine(34) synthase MnmA, whose protein sequence is MLLRGKGVVVGLSGGVDSAVAAARLVEAGARVAAVTLLTADESDCVDGGQTGCCTRAEADAALAVAERLGIRHYRYDERDRFREEIFAESVRVASRGGTPSVCPLCNARHKLRVLAEKALILGFEHVATGHYARLEPRLGRTRLLRGAVREQDQSYFLHAVPLELRDILILPLGEEDKTTVRAEALRRGLDVHDKPASQDLCPALARGLESALSRTAPEMTRPGPILDHHGRERGTHDGLFRYTIGQRHGLGLGGGTGEPLYVIGKDFANRALLVGPEDKLWSREMTVELEGPVADPLPTGLDCQPRRNHPGAPVEVTWREGDTLGVRFLAPQRALTPGQAAVFYLGEEVVAGGVIWPCLRA, encoded by the coding sequence ATGCTTTTACGGGGGAAAGGCGTGGTGGTGGGGCTTTCCGGCGGGGTGGACTCCGCGGTGGCGGCGGCGCGCCTGGTGGAGGCCGGCGCCCGCGTGGCCGCCGTGACCCTCCTGACCGCAGACGAATCCGATTGCGTGGACGGGGGCCAGACCGGCTGCTGCACACGGGCCGAGGCCGACGCCGCCCTCGCCGTCGCGGAGCGCCTGGGCATCCGCCACTACCGCTACGACGAGCGGGACCGCTTCCGGGAGGAAATTTTCGCCGAGTCGGTGCGGGTGGCCTCCCGGGGCGGCACACCCAGCGTCTGCCCGCTGTGCAACGCCCGCCACAAGCTGCGGGTCCTGGCCGAGAAGGCGCTCATCCTGGGCTTCGAGCACGTCGCCACCGGCCACTACGCCCGCCTGGAGCCCAGGCTCGGGCGGACGAGGTTGCTGCGCGGCGCGGTCCGCGAGCAGGACCAGAGCTATTTCCTCCATGCCGTCCCCCTCGAGCTGCGCGATATTCTCATCCTGCCCCTGGGGGAGGAGGACAAGACTACGGTGCGCGCCGAGGCGCTCCGCCGGGGCCTGGACGTCCACGACAAACCGGCCAGCCAGGACCTGTGCCCGGCGCTGGCGCGGGGGCTGGAATCGGCGCTGAGCAGGACCGCCCCGGAGATGACCCGGCCCGGCCCCATCCTGGACCATCACGGCCGCGAGCGCGGGACGCACGACGGCCTCTTCCGCTACACCATCGGACAACGGCACGGGCTCGGCCTGGGCGGGGGGACCGGCGAACCGCTGTACGTGATCGGAAAAGATTTCGCGAACCGGGCGCTCCTCGTCGGCCCCGAAGATAAGCTCTGGAGCCGGGAGATGACGGTGGAGCTCGAGGGCCCCGTCGCCGACCCGCTCCCCACGGGGCTCGATTGCCAGCCGCGGCGCAACCATCCCGGCGCGCCGGTGGAGGTCACGTGGCGCGAGGGGGACACGCTGGGGGTCCGCTTCCTCGCGCCGCAAAGGGCGCTCACGCCGGGGCAGGCGGCGGTTTTTTACCTGGGGGAGGAGGTGGTGGCCGGCGGCGTCATCTGGCCTTGCCTGAGGGCCTGA
- a CDS encoding Ig-like domain-containing protein encodes MKAVWLSVLVLCAAAMAQDTDPPYVDQVYPWDGEYDSYDDIVFHCIDEQSAIESDTIVFTLEDDTLGGGRTVRKAAGVPISPTVLLPGDLYIDDTDPLDVICTFDPKYPLAFDRTYTATVDGCLADIWGNEMGEDFVWRFGGMSVEETSWGEVKAREW; translated from the coding sequence ATGAAAGCGGTTTGGCTGTCGGTTTTAGTCCTGTGCGCGGCGGCAATGGCCCAGGACACCGACCCGCCCTACGTGGACCAGGTGTACCCGTGGGACGGCGAATACGATAGTTACGACGATATCGTATTCCACTGCATTGACGAGCAAAGCGCCATCGAAAGCGATACCATCGTCTTCACCCTGGAAGACGACACGCTGGGCGGGGGACGAACCGTCAGGAAAGCCGCCGGTGTACCGATTTCACCGACCGTTCTCCTCCCCGGCGACCTTTATATAGACGACACCGACCCCTTAGACGTCATCTGCACCTTTGACCCCAAATATCCGTTGGCCTTTGACAGAACTTACACCGCCACCGTGGATGGCTGCCTGGCCGATATCTGGGGCAATGAGATGGGAGAGGACTTCGTGTGGAGGTTTGGTGGCATGAGCGTGGAGGAAACGAGCTGGGGGGAGGTCAAGGCACGGGAGTGGTAG
- a CDS encoding Ig-like domain-containing protein, whose translation MKAVWLSVLILCAVASAQDTDPPYVDGMDPGDGENPVPIDTDIIFHCKDDLSPVDTDTIDFAARDTTLDKAITECTGAVEGVSPEPTRTIAGDLNLDDSDPQDVVCTFYPDDPLSDGDDITCTVDRMLADRQGNEMGEDFVWVFYTYIPDGVEEATWGEVKAREW comes from the coding sequence ATGAAAGCGGTTTGGTTGTCGGTTTTAATCCTCTGCGCGGTCGCGTCCGCCCAGGACACCGACCCGCCCTACGTGGACGGGATGGACCCCGGCGATGGTGAGAACCCGGTTCCCATCGACACCGACATCATCTTCCACTGCAAGGACGACCTCTCGCCGGTGGACACCGACACTATCGACTTCGCCGCCAGGGATACGACCCTGGATAAGGCGATTACCGAATGTACCGGGGCGGTTGAGGGCGTTTCGCCAGAACCTACCCGCACCATCGCCGGGGACCTGAACCTCGACGACTCCGACCCGCAGGACGTCGTCTGCACCTTCTACCCGGACGACCCGCTAAGTGACGGCGATGACATCACCTGCACCGTGGACCGCATGTTGGCCGACCGCCAGGGCAACGAGATGGGAGAGGACTTCGTGTGGGTTTTCTATACGTATATTCCCGATGGGGTGGAAGAGGCGACCTGGGGGGAGGTCAAGGCGCGGGAGTGGTAG
- the lpdA gene encoding dihydrolipoyl dehydrogenase, whose protein sequence is MIRIGILGGGPAGYVGALRAAQLGASVTLLERRWLGGTCLNVGCIPTKTLVHAAGLYAELSGKGFRRSGLLLDNLRYDLDALRKRKDDTVHRLVTGVRGLLKEAGVELVEAEGRLEAPGVMSYQGPDGEVVVKSDYTLIATGSEPALPPVPGVELAWTSEDALRFEEIPARLLVIGAGVVGLEFASIYAAFGSRVTVVEMLERALPMEDAELGAELERQLKRAGITVHTGTRVLGLDECDGGFEAVFHKEGNGKDLHLACDRVLVATGRRPIFPGVDVEGLGLSVRQGAVVVDSRLRTTLPRTYAAGDCIGGHMLAHVASYEAETAVEHMVTERGEVEYAAVPRCVFTIPEVAAVGATEDDAHETGQNVTVGRFPYRASGKALASMHSEGFVKVIADERGKIIGGGIIGPHASDLIGELCLAVHNGLSLSDVAGTIHAHPTLPEMVREACLDALGRPLHIPKER, encoded by the coding sequence TTGATTCGGATCGGCATCCTCGGCGGAGGTCCCGCCGGATACGTGGGCGCCCTGCGCGCCGCCCAGCTCGGCGCGAGCGTGACCCTCCTCGAGCGGCGCTGGCTCGGCGGCACCTGCCTCAACGTCGGCTGCATCCCGACGAAAACCCTGGTCCACGCCGCCGGGCTGTACGCCGAGCTCTCCGGCAAGGGCTTCCGGCGCTCGGGCCTTTTGCTGGACAACCTCCGCTACGACCTCGACGCGCTGCGCAAGCGGAAGGACGACACGGTCCACCGGCTGGTGACCGGCGTCCGCGGCCTGTTGAAGGAAGCGGGGGTGGAGCTGGTGGAGGCCGAGGGACGCCTGGAGGCGCCCGGCGTGATGTCCTACCAGGGTCCCGACGGTGAGGTCGTCGTCAAAAGCGATTACACCCTCATCGCCACCGGCTCCGAGCCCGCCCTGCCGCCGGTCCCGGGCGTCGAGCTGGCCTGGACCTCCGAGGACGCCCTGCGCTTCGAGGAGATACCCGCCAGACTCCTGGTCATCGGGGCCGGGGTCGTCGGCCTCGAGTTTGCCTCCATCTACGCCGCTTTCGGCAGCCGGGTGACGGTGGTGGAGATGCTGGAGCGGGCTCTGCCCATGGAGGACGCGGAGCTGGGCGCCGAGCTCGAACGCCAGCTCAAGCGCGCCGGCATCACCGTCCACACGGGCACCCGCGTCCTGGGCCTCGACGAGTGCGACGGTGGTTTCGAGGCCGTCTTCCACAAAGAGGGGAACGGCAAGGACCTCCACCTGGCGTGCGACCGGGTGCTGGTGGCCACGGGCCGCCGGCCCATTTTCCCCGGCGTGGACGTCGAGGGGCTCGGCTTGAGCGTGCGGCAGGGGGCCGTCGTGGTGGACAGCCGCCTGCGCACCACCCTCCCCCGGACCTACGCCGCCGGGGACTGCATCGGCGGGCACATGCTGGCCCACGTGGCGAGCTACGAGGCCGAGACGGCGGTGGAGCACATGGTCACCGAGCGGGGCGAGGTGGAGTACGCCGCCGTGCCGCGCTGCGTCTTCACCATCCCCGAGGTCGCCGCCGTGGGCGCCACCGAGGACGACGCCCACGAGACGGGCCAGAATGTCACCGTGGGCCGTTTCCCCTACCGCGCTTCGGGCAAGGCGCTGGCCTCCATGCACTCCGAGGGCTTCGTCAAGGTCATCGCCGACGAGCGGGGCAAGATCATCGGCGGCGGGATAATCGGGCCCCACGCCAGCGATTTGATCGGCGAGCTCTGCCTGGCGGTGCACAACGGCCTGTCCCTTTCCGACGTTGCGGGCACCATCCACGCGCACCCCACGCTGCCGGAGATGGTTCGCGAGGCCTGCCTGGACGCCCTGGGCCGCCCCCTGCACATCCCGAAGGAGAGATAG